The following coding sequences are from one Salvia hispanica cultivar TCC Black 2014 chromosome 3, UniMelb_Shisp_WGS_1.0, whole genome shotgun sequence window:
- the LOC125215265 gene encoding putative polyketide hydroxylase isoform X1, with translation MAALMLTRRFHRNAVLCSSYNLRTDLSTSSHGIDGPDSRLPVLIVGAGPVGLVLSILLTKLGVKCAVLEKSCGFSRHPQAHFINNRSMEVFRKLNGLADEILRHQPPVDLWRKFVYCTSLTGQVLGSVDHMQPKDFDKIVSPVSVAHFSQHKLTRLLIEQLKHIGFHVRRDGFLNSDDVKLAEQQILLGHECTSITTENSVTVTASITREGKRAEKKFHCDFLIGTDGASSTVRKLVGIDMSGEHDLQKLISIHFTSQDLGQYLMNERPGMLFFIFNTEAIGVLVAHDLMQGEFVLQVPFYPPQQRFEDFSSRMCEKIIFSLVGRELADVNVLDVKPWVMHAEVAQAFLASNNRVILAGDAAHRFPPAGGFGMNTGIQDAHNLAWKLASVLRGIAPPSILSTYETERRQIALFNTDLSVQNFKAAMEVPAALGLDPSIATSVHRTINQKLGSILPSDLQRAIFNGIFSIGRMQLSGFILNENNPLGSSRLSKLREIFEEGKSLQLQFPAEDLGFRYYKGALLSDGESFSSTQEKPTGRRRDYVPSSDPGSRLPHTNIQLLSHSKEETCSTLDLVSANNVEFLLIISAIEESYQLAQAAFKVAQEFQLPLKVCIMWKDKATYAVLSSSERLLSPWKNFVDVVDAKTCPGLPSWWDLCQMTNKGAILVRPDEHVAWRTKSGIEGDPVSELKKVFSAILRLDS, from the exons ATGGCAGCTTTGATGCTCACCAGGAGATTCCACCGCAATGCCGTTCTATGCTCCTCCTATAATCTCCGCACAGATTTGTCAACCTCTTCCCACGGAATTGACGGCCCAGATTCACGATTGCCTGTCTTGATCGTCGGCGCAGGACCAGTTGGCCTTGTTCTCTCCATTCTCCTCACTAAATTAG GGGTTAAATGTGCAGTTTTGGAGAAAAGTTGTGGTTTCTCAAGACACCCTCAAGCTCATTTCATCAACAATCGATCCATGGAG GTGTTTCGCAAATTAAATGGACTGGCTGATGAGATTTTGAGGCATCAACCGCCTGTAGACTTATGGAGGAAGTTTGTATACTGCACTTCGCTCACCGGCCAAGTTCTTGGTTCAGTTGACCATATGCAACCTAAAG ATTTTGACAAGATTGTGAGTCCAGTTTCTGTTGCCCACTTTTCTCAGCATAAACTTACGAGGTTGCTAATTGAACAGCTCAAGCACATAGGGTTTCATGTCAGAAGAGATGGCTTTCTCAACTCTGACGACGTAAAGCTTGCAGAGCAGCAAATACTCTTGGGGCATGAATGCACTTCCATCACCACTGAAAATAGTGTAACCGTGACCGCTTCTATAACAAGGGAAGGGAAGCGTGCAGAAAAAAAGTTCCATTGTGATTTTCTTATTGGCACAGATGGTGCAAGTAGTACAGTAAGAAAACTAGTTGGAATAGACATGAGTGGTGAACATGATCTGCAAAAACTTATCAGCATACATTTTACAAGTCAGGACCTTGGACAGTATTTAATGAATGAAAGACCAGGCATGctgttttttatattcaacACTGAAGCCATCGGCGTTCTTGTTGCTCATGACCTGATGCAAGGAGAATTTGTGCTGCAG GTACCTTTTTATCCTCCCCAGCAAAGGTTTGAAGATTTCAGCTCAAGG ATGtgtgagaaaataattttcagtCTGGTTGGTCGAGAGCTTGCAGATGTCAATGTCCTGGATGTAAAGCCTTGGGTAATGCATGCTGAAGTTGCTCAGGCGTTCTTAGCTAGTAACAACAGGGTAATTCTCGCTGGTGACGCTGCTCATCGCTTTCCCCCTGCTGGCGGCTTTG GAATGAATACCGGAATTCAGGATGCTCATAATCTTGCCTGGAAGTTGGCTTCTGTACTCAGGGGAATAGCACCACCATCAATTCTTTCGACTTATGAAACAGAGCGTAGGCAG ATTGCTCTCTTTAACACTGACCTAAGtgtccaaaattttaaagcagCAATGGAAGTTCCTGCTGCTCTTGGTCTTGATCCAAGTATTGCTACTTCAG TACATCGTACCATAAATCAAAAACTTGGTTCCATCTTACCGTCTGATCTGCAAAGGGCGATTTTCAATGGAATATTTAGCATAGGCCGCATGCAGCTCTCTGGTTTTATTCTAAATGAAAACAACCCGCTTGGATCTTCGAGGCTTTCAAAACTAAGAGAGATCtttgaagaaggaaaaagCCTGCAACTCCAGTTTCCTGCTGAAGACCTAGGGTTCAG GTATTATAAAGGGGCACTACTTTCCGATGGTGAGAGTTTTTCAAGCACGCAAGAAAAGCCAACTGGACGGAGGCGGGACTACGTACCATCCTCGGATCCTGGATCAAGGCTGCCCCATACGAACATTCAGTTATTGTCACATTCAAAAGAG GAAACCTGCTCTACCCTGGACCTTGTATCTGCAAACAATGTTGAATTTCTTCTTATTATATCCGCAATCGAAGAATCGTATCAACTAGCTCAGGCTGCATTCAAGGTGGCTCAGGAATTTCAACTCCCACTTAAAGTATGCATAATGTGGAAAGACAAAGCAACATATGCAGTTCTTAGCAGCAGCGAAAGGCTGCTTTCACCGTGGAAAAACTTTGTAGACGTTGTAGATGCTAAAACTTGTCCTGGTTTACCATCATGGTGGGATCTCTGTCAGATGACGAATAAAGGAGCTATTCTAGTGAGGCCAGATGAACACGTAGCATGGCGCACAAAGTCGGGGATCGAGGGTGATCCTGTTTCAGAGCTCAAGAAAGTTTTCTCAGCTATACTGAGATTAGATTCATGA
- the LOC125215265 gene encoding putative polyketide hydroxylase isoform X2, which translates to MAALMLTRRFHRNAVLCSSYNLRTDLSTSSHGIDGPDSRLPVLIVGAGPVGLVLSILLTKLGVKCAVLEKSCGFSRHPQAHFINNRSMEVFRKLNGLADEILRHQPPVDLWRKFVYCTSLTGQVLGSVDHMQPKDFDKILKHIGFHVRRDGFLNSDDVKLAEQQILLGHECTSITTENSVTVTASITREGKRAEKKFHCDFLIGTDGASSTVRKLVGIDMSGEHDLQKLISIHFTSQDLGQYLMNERPGMLFFIFNTEAIGVLVAHDLMQGEFVLQVPFYPPQQRFEDFSSRMCEKIIFSLVGRELADVNVLDVKPWVMHAEVAQAFLASNNRVILAGDAAHRFPPAGGFGMNTGIQDAHNLAWKLASVLRGIAPPSILSTYETERRQIALFNTDLSVQNFKAAMEVPAALGLDPSIATSVHRTINQKLGSILPSDLQRAIFNGIFSIGRMQLSGFILNENNPLGSSRLSKLREIFEEGKSLQLQFPAEDLGFRYYKGALLSDGESFSSTQEKPTGRRRDYVPSSDPGSRLPHTNIQLLSHSKEETCSTLDLVSANNVEFLLIISAIEESYQLAQAAFKVAQEFQLPLKVCIMWKDKATYAVLSSSERLLSPWKNFVDVVDAKTCPGLPSWWDLCQMTNKGAILVRPDEHVAWRTKSGIEGDPVSELKKVFSAILRLDS; encoded by the exons ATGGCAGCTTTGATGCTCACCAGGAGATTCCACCGCAATGCCGTTCTATGCTCCTCCTATAATCTCCGCACAGATTTGTCAACCTCTTCCCACGGAATTGACGGCCCAGATTCACGATTGCCTGTCTTGATCGTCGGCGCAGGACCAGTTGGCCTTGTTCTCTCCATTCTCCTCACTAAATTAG GGGTTAAATGTGCAGTTTTGGAGAAAAGTTGTGGTTTCTCAAGACACCCTCAAGCTCATTTCATCAACAATCGATCCATGGAG GTGTTTCGCAAATTAAATGGACTGGCTGATGAGATTTTGAGGCATCAACCGCCTGTAGACTTATGGAGGAAGTTTGTATACTGCACTTCGCTCACCGGCCAAGTTCTTGGTTCAGTTGACCATATGCAACCTAAAG ATTTTGACAAGATT CTCAAGCACATAGGGTTTCATGTCAGAAGAGATGGCTTTCTCAACTCTGACGACGTAAAGCTTGCAGAGCAGCAAATACTCTTGGGGCATGAATGCACTTCCATCACCACTGAAAATAGTGTAACCGTGACCGCTTCTATAACAAGGGAAGGGAAGCGTGCAGAAAAAAAGTTCCATTGTGATTTTCTTATTGGCACAGATGGTGCAAGTAGTACAGTAAGAAAACTAGTTGGAATAGACATGAGTGGTGAACATGATCTGCAAAAACTTATCAGCATACATTTTACAAGTCAGGACCTTGGACAGTATTTAATGAATGAAAGACCAGGCATGctgttttttatattcaacACTGAAGCCATCGGCGTTCTTGTTGCTCATGACCTGATGCAAGGAGAATTTGTGCTGCAG GTACCTTTTTATCCTCCCCAGCAAAGGTTTGAAGATTTCAGCTCAAGG ATGtgtgagaaaataattttcagtCTGGTTGGTCGAGAGCTTGCAGATGTCAATGTCCTGGATGTAAAGCCTTGGGTAATGCATGCTGAAGTTGCTCAGGCGTTCTTAGCTAGTAACAACAGGGTAATTCTCGCTGGTGACGCTGCTCATCGCTTTCCCCCTGCTGGCGGCTTTG GAATGAATACCGGAATTCAGGATGCTCATAATCTTGCCTGGAAGTTGGCTTCTGTACTCAGGGGAATAGCACCACCATCAATTCTTTCGACTTATGAAACAGAGCGTAGGCAG ATTGCTCTCTTTAACACTGACCTAAGtgtccaaaattttaaagcagCAATGGAAGTTCCTGCTGCTCTTGGTCTTGATCCAAGTATTGCTACTTCAG TACATCGTACCATAAATCAAAAACTTGGTTCCATCTTACCGTCTGATCTGCAAAGGGCGATTTTCAATGGAATATTTAGCATAGGCCGCATGCAGCTCTCTGGTTTTATTCTAAATGAAAACAACCCGCTTGGATCTTCGAGGCTTTCAAAACTAAGAGAGATCtttgaagaaggaaaaagCCTGCAACTCCAGTTTCCTGCTGAAGACCTAGGGTTCAG GTATTATAAAGGGGCACTACTTTCCGATGGTGAGAGTTTTTCAAGCACGCAAGAAAAGCCAACTGGACGGAGGCGGGACTACGTACCATCCTCGGATCCTGGATCAAGGCTGCCCCATACGAACATTCAGTTATTGTCACATTCAAAAGAG GAAACCTGCTCTACCCTGGACCTTGTATCTGCAAACAATGTTGAATTTCTTCTTATTATATCCGCAATCGAAGAATCGTATCAACTAGCTCAGGCTGCATTCAAGGTGGCTCAGGAATTTCAACTCCCACTTAAAGTATGCATAATGTGGAAAGACAAAGCAACATATGCAGTTCTTAGCAGCAGCGAAAGGCTGCTTTCACCGTGGAAAAACTTTGTAGACGTTGTAGATGCTAAAACTTGTCCTGGTTTACCATCATGGTGGGATCTCTGTCAGATGACGAATAAAGGAGCTATTCTAGTGAGGCCAGATGAACACGTAGCATGGCGCACAAAGTCGGGGATCGAGGGTGATCCTGTTTCAGAGCTCAAGAAAGTTTTCTCAGCTATACTGAGATTAGATTCATGA